The segment TGATTGCTCTTCATTAACAACGTTTAAAGGATAAATTAAAAAGAGTAAAGCACTATCATAATTTCGTCTTTTTTGACCCTCTTGTATACACTCACAAGGCAGAATTGTCTCTAATTCTTCTCTGCCTTTTTGGATGAGGTTATCAAGAAAATCAAGGGTTATTTTTTGATCTTTATCATGAAAATTTTTTAATAAGTCAGGATGTTCGATTAACATTTCTTTAAAAGCAATTAAACTGGCAACAACAATCCCAATACTTGATGCTGCTATTTTTCGGGTTTCTTCCCAGTGTCCGCTATCTTCGTCTTGCCAATAATTAATCGTTTCAAAATACAAAGGAAATAAGGCTAAGGTTTTTAAATCTTCTACTGTTGGCGTTATTAGTTCTTCTTTAACTAGCTTACAATAGAACCATAAAAAGTATCCTAGGGCATCATTTTGAGCGTGTGACCATTGTTGATCAAGTTCGGCTAAATTGACCCCACAAAATCGAACATGGGGACGTTGCATCACGTTTTCAGGGACAATTCTACTATTAATAATTTTTGCAAAGCGATGGTTATATCTGTGGAAATAGTTCATTAATGCTTGGGCATTTTTACAAGCAATCTCAAATTTTTCTAACACATAATGAGCGTGAGCAACATGAATATTATCTCTCACCCATACACTTGTATAACCTGTATATTCTGCATTTTCTGTAAGAATTGCTGCGGAAAATAAGCTACTTTCTAGACAAGGAAAATTAAAGGTATTTTGGTCTTCTAGAAATTTAGATAAAATCTTGATTTGTTGTCGATTATATCGATATTGAATTAAATCTAGTAGTTTTTCGTTGTTGATAATTAGCATATTAAAATCGTTTTTTGATTTGTGTGACTTTTTTGTTTAGGGTGGATACTATACAGTAACTAATTATTTGTCGTCTTAACCAATTAGTGTCATTAGATTGATGAAGTTTTAAAACCTTTACCCCATAAGCATTTTGGCTAAATTATCTTTCTTCTGTCACTCTCGGAAAGATGATCGCTAAAAGTCTTATGACAACGAAACTTGAGCGATTTGACCAGAATTTTGATTTCTTAATAGAAAATAAGGTAGCGATCGCCCTTTTTGTAAGAGTTTTAGAGCTTAGAAATCATCAGGTTTCCCCCAGAGTGACAAAAGAGAGTTATTGTGCTTGTTAGTGTCTCATTCTTATTTGAAATAACTATACAACATATAATCTGGTGGGTTACAGCACGGATCAAAGCTTATTGGTTTTTCGACAAAATCAAGCCCTTGCCTAACCCACTCTACGAAATATAAGATTTTTTATCATCACAAGTACGGGAGAGCCTGAAAACTTAACCCTCTCGTAATACATAACCCACCCCCCGAACCGTATGAATTAACCGCTTGTGTCCCTCACTTTCTATCTTTAAACGCAAATAGCGAATATACACCTCAATGACATTAGATTCCCCTTGAAAATCGTAACCCCAAACATTCTCTAAAATTTTCTCTCGCGTGAGCACTTCTTTCGGATGAGACATCAAATATTTAAGCAATTCAAATTCCTTCATTGTTAAATCAATTGCCTTTTCCTTGAGAAACAATCGACGGGTACTTAAATCAAGAACTAAATCATCAAACTGAAGCTGTTCTTTAACCATTTGAGGGGGAGCTAAATAAAATTGAATCAGTTTAATTAAAGTCGGTCCATGATAGGGTTTTAATAAATAATCATCGGCTCCTGCTTCCAAACAAACCACCCGTTCTTCAACGGTTTCTTCTTCTAGAACCATAATAATCAAAATGTGACTATCGGCCTTTCTGAGCTGACGACACAAGGTTAACCCCGCCTTTCGAGAACGGTTACGATCAATCACCACCATTGCTGGTTGTCTGAGTTTAACCTCAGCGAAAGCTTGCACCGCATCAGGGATAATCACGGGAATATAACCAGCCTCGTCTAAATCAACTTTCACCCGTTCATTAAACGAATCATCGAGTTCAACCAGAAAAATACAAGGATTGATAGCAGAGGTAAACATAGCCATAAAATTAGACTAACGTGAATTGGAGTTGAGGTCTTCGGGGAAAATTTCAGTAACAACTCTATCTTGTGGGTTGCCATGAACCACGATATTGTTGTTATGTAAGGTTCCAGTTGCTTTTTCTCCCGTCAGATTAAAGGGAGGATCACCCGCTTGTTCATAGATCACATTGCCCAGAGCTTCGATGGTTTGATCTTTAATATTCCAGGTTAGATCATTAGAATAAAGTTTGGACCCGTTAGCACGACCGCTTCCTTGAACACCACGGCGCAAATAGGCCATATTCTGAGGGAAATCGACCTGCGCTTCATTGCCAATAACAGTAACGCCCCGTTGATATTCAATCAATTTTACAGGTTTGCTACTGGTCACTTGACGATCCTTATATTTCCAGAGAATTTCGTTAGTAGCGACTTGTAAAGGGGGTTCGAGGGATTTAAACTCAATATTTTTTTCCACTAGGACTTGTTTCGTTTTCAAGTTGACTTGAGCTTGGTTAGCCACCAGTTGATCGGTAATGGTTTTATCCTCAAAACGAACAACATTGAGTAAGCGATCGCCGATTACTTTATCTTGGGGTACATCCCAAATCAAGTGTTCTGTTTTCAGTTGTAGGCGAGGATTTTTGGCTGTAGCGATAATATTGCCGATTAGTTCAAATTGTTGCTTTTTGGCGAAGTATTTGGCTTCTTTGGCCGTTGCTTCTAGTTGAGGATGGGAACCCCGGAGATTTTTGCGAACCATCAGCACCGAATCTTGTGGCCGCCATTCGACTTCTTCGCTACGGATCACGGTGTTGTTACGGGGATCAACCGCGACGACGTTGTTTTTCAAAAGGATTTCCTGTCCATCTCGGTTAATTTCTCCTTGATCGGCTTTAACCCGCAGGACAATTTTGCCATCTTGGTAAATATTGCCTTTGACTCCTGTTAATTGGGCTTTTTTGCGATCGGGACTATAGGCAGCTTCGTCAGTTTGAACTTTCCACAATATTTGTCCTTTGGGGTTGGCTTGTTCTAAGGTGGCATTATTGAGAATTAATCCACTTTCCACTTCAGCCGTTTCTTGCTGCTGGTTATTGGTATTTTGGGATTGATTAGACCCTTGACAGGCTACTAGGAAGCACAATAACACTATTACCCCTCCTTTTAAATAATTTTGGGGGGGTGAGGGATGGTTTGATTGAGTCATGGGGGAGGAAGCTACTTAAGTCCAACCCCCTTACTCTATCTCAGTCAACAGGGAACAGACAACAGTAAACAGTTATCGGGATAATTAGGGTCAAAAACTTGCCTTTTCAAAGCGATAAGTTGTTGGAAAGAAATAAATCAACGTTGTACAAAGGGCTTTTGTAGGGGCTTAATATTATTAAGCCCTTCTGACTTGGTGACTTCGTTAACGGGGTTTGTTGTTATCTAATATCCCTAGACCCGAAAAACTACTGTAGGACATATTCGGTTTGGGGCTTTTTTGGATGTCTTCTTTGATTTGATCGAGATCGATGTAGCGATCGGCTACGTTAATTAGGCTATCACTGGTCATGGAACGGAGACTCACGACTTCAATACGCGATCCTCGGTAGCTCACGGCATCAGCCGCATAGGCTAAGTCTCCATCACCACTGACGATCACGGCGGTATCATAGGAACCGACTAAGGCCATGAGATCAACGGCAATTTCAACGTCTAAGTTGGCTTTTTTGGAGCCATCGGGGAGTTGGACGAGATCCTTGGCGATCACTCGGTAGCCATTGCGGCGCATCCACAATAGGAAACCTTGTTGCTTTTCGTTGGTACGGTCAACTCCAGTATAAAAGAACGCTCGTAATAAGCGAGAACCACCAGTTAAACGACAAAGCAACTTCGTATAATCAATTTCTATCCCTAGTTGGAGGGCTGCATAAAATAAATTAGAACCATCAATAAAAATAGCAACGCGGCCGCGATTTTCTAAAACTTGTTCTGGTGTAAAAATAGCATCTTCTTCAAATTCTTCAAACATTTGTTTTATTCCTGATTGGTGATGTAAAAGGGAAGGTTTATGAAAGGCAGTTGTTATGTCTGGCTTATATTTCATGATATTACTAATCACTAGAGGTGGACTAATCAAACAGTCTCCTTTGACTAAGTTTAGCCAGATTTAGGCCGATGCTTCTTGGGGAAGATCTAGCCTAGCAAAAATGGGTTGGGCTTCTGTTAAGGTTTGGTTAACCTTGAGTTTTCCCCACTGACTATGTTGGGCAAAGGGAGCCGTTTCTTGAAGACGATCGCCTTCATTAAAATCAACGGATAACCCTAATTGTTGGTAAACCTTATTGCTTAAATTCGGAATAATGGGAGAAAGTAAATAGGCACTAAGGCGAACTGATTCTAGCACGGCTGCTAAAATAGATTCGACTTCTTTTTGTTGTCCTTGTTTAAATAAACGCCAGGGGGCTTGTTCATCAATAAACTTATTACTTGCCCGAATTAGGGTCAAAATTTCCTCACACGCTTGATTAAATCTCAGCGTTTCGTAGGCTTGCGTGACGCGATCGCCTAGTTCTAAACCAATACTTTTTAAGGAATGTTCTAAGGCTAATTCTTCTATTATTAAGGGAGGAATTACCCCTTGACAATATTTTTTGATCATCCCTAGGGTTCGATTAAGCAAGTTCCCTAAATCATTGGCTAAATCGGCATTTAGAACGTTAACAAAGCGGGTTTCATTAAAATCCCCATCCCGTCCGCAGTCAATTTCTTTTAGGAAATAATAACGCACCGCATCAGAACCATACCGCTCTACTAAATCAAAAGGATTAACGGTATTGCCTAAACTTTTACTCATTTTTTGTCCGTCTTTGGTCAAAAATCCATGACTAAAAATTTGTTTGGGCAAGGGTAACTTTGCTGACATTAACATGGCTGGCCAATACACCGCATGAAAGCGTAAAATATCTTTACCAATTAAGTGTAAATTAATCGGCCACCATTGGGACAGGGCATTTTCTAAGCCCGCTTCTTGATCGGGTTCTAATAGAGCGGTAATATACCCTAAGAGGGCATCAAACCAAACATAAATGGTATGGTTGTCATCCCCTGGAACGGGGAACCCCCACGCAACATTCACTCGCGAAATGGAGAAGTCTTGCAGACCCCCACTAACAAAACTGATCACTTCGTTGCGACGACTTTCCGGTTCAATAAATTCAGGATGCTCTTGATATAAGGTTTCAAGTTTCTCTTGATAGTTTGATAACCGGAAAAAATAGTTCTCTTCGTCTCTCCATTCGGCTTTTTTGTTGGGATGAAGAGGACAACATCCGTCTTCTAAGAGTTCTCGTTTTTCTTTAAATTCTTCACAAGGGACACAGTACCAACCTTGTTGTTGGGCTAAATAAATATCACCTTGCTCCCAAACTCTTTGAAAAAATTCTTTGACGATCGCTCCATGATTTTTGGCGGTTGTCCGACTAAAGCGATCATACTGAATGTTCAACTTTTGCC is part of the Rippkaea orientalis PCC 8801 genome and harbors:
- a CDS encoding glycoside hydrolase family 15 protein — translated: MLIINNEKLLDLIQYRYNRQQIKILSKFLEDQNTFNFPCLESSLFSAAILTENAEYTGYTSVWVRDNIHVAHAHYVLEKFEIACKNAQALMNYFHRYNHRFAKIINSRIVPENVMQRPHVRFCGVNLAELDQQWSHAQNDALGYFLWFYCKLVKEELITPTVEDLKTLALFPLYFETINYWQDEDSGHWEETRKIAASSIGIVVASLIAFKEMLIEHPDLLKNFHDKDQKITLDFLDNLIQKGREELETILPCECIQEGQKRRNYDSALLFLIYPLNVVNEEQSNQIINNVINHLQGNYGIKRYLGDSFWAADYKEKLDPEARTIDFSEDLSFRDSLVEENQEAQWCIFDPILSIIFGLKFQATHQEEYLEKQTWYLNRSLGQLTAKDCPAGELKCPELHYLQKGQYVPNDVVPLLWTQANLKIALKFMEDSLK
- the nblR gene encoding response regulator transcription factor NblR; translation: MFTSAINPCIFLVELDDSFNERVKVDLDEAGYIPVIIPDAVQAFAEVKLRQPAMVVIDRNRSRKAGLTLCRQLRKADSHILIIMVLEEETVEERVVCLEAGADDYLLKPYHGPTLIKLIQFYLAPPQMVKEQLQFDDLVLDLSTRRLFLKEKAIDLTMKEFELLKYLMSHPKEVLTREKILENVWGYDFQGESNVIEVYIRYLRLKIESEGHKRLIHTVRGVGYVLREG
- the lptC gene encoding LPS export ABC transporter periplasmic protein LptC, giving the protein MTQSNHPSPPQNYLKGGVIVLLCFLVACQGSNQSQNTNNQQQETAEVESGLILNNATLEQANPKGQILWKVQTDEAAYSPDRKKAQLTGVKGNIYQDGKIVLRVKADQGEINRDGQEILLKNNVVAVDPRNNTVIRSEEVEWRPQDSVLMVRKNLRGSHPQLEATAKEAKYFAKKQQFELIGNIIATAKNPRLQLKTEHLIWDVPQDKVIGDRLLNVVRFEDKTITDQLVANQAQVNLKTKQVLVEKNIEFKSLEPPLQVATNEILWKYKDRQVTSSKPVKLIEYQRGVTVIGNEAQVDFPQNMAYLRRGVQGSGRANGSKLYSNDLTWNIKDQTIEALGNVIYEQAGDPPFNLTGEKATGTLHNNNIVVHGNPQDRVVTEIFPEDLNSNSR
- a CDS encoding NYN domain-containing protein, whose amino-acid sequence is MFEEFEEDAIFTPEQVLENRGRVAIFIDGSNLFYAALQLGIEIDYTKLLCRLTGGSRLLRAFFYTGVDRTNEKQQGFLLWMRRNGYRVIAKDLVQLPDGSKKANLDVEIAVDLMALVGSYDTAVIVSGDGDLAYAADAVSYRGSRIEVVSLRSMTSDSLINVADRYIDLDQIKEDIQKSPKPNMSYSSFSGLGILDNNKPR
- the metG gene encoding methionine--tRNA ligase, yielding MTQHQTKIAKFALTTPLYYVNDVPHIGSAYTTMIADVIARFKRLQGSSVLLITGTDEHGQKIERTAEAKGLEPQEHCDRIVESFESLWQKLNIQYDRFSRTTAKNHGAIVKEFFQRVWEQGDIYLAQQQGWYCVPCEEFKEKRELLEDGCCPLHPNKKAEWRDEENYFFRLSNYQEKLETLYQEHPEFIEPESRRNEVISFVSGGLQDFSISRVNVAWGFPVPGDDNHTIYVWFDALLGYITALLEPDQEAGLENALSQWWPINLHLIGKDILRFHAVYWPAMLMSAKLPLPKQIFSHGFLTKDGQKMSKSLGNTVNPFDLVERYGSDAVRYYFLKEIDCGRDGDFNETRFVNVLNADLANDLGNLLNRTLGMIKKYCQGVIPPLIIEELALEHSLKSIGLELGDRVTQAYETLRFNQACEEILTLIRASNKFIDEQAPWRLFKQGQQKEVESILAAVLESVRLSAYLLSPIIPNLSNKVYQQLGLSVDFNEGDRLQETAPFAQHSQWGKLKVNQTLTEAQPIFARLDLPQEASA